A single genomic interval of Candidatus Rokuibacteriota bacterium harbors:
- a CDS encoding VOC family protein, with amino-acid sequence MSLFKELNHVSITVTDVAKAREFYTGLLGLEEIPRPAFDFPGIWYSLGGGLSLHIILNDQLVRPAVEREKILARYAHFALWTEDADRTARQISDLGLPCRDVVSGPTGLRQVFVKDPDGNMVEFIGPTKSAAPRRMES; translated from the coding sequence ATGAGCCTGTTCAAGGAGCTGAACCACGTGAGCATCACCGTCACCGACGTCGCCAAGGCGCGAGAGTTCTACACCGGCCTGCTCGGTCTCGAGGAGATCCCGCGGCCGGCCTTCGACTTCCCCGGCATCTGGTACAGCCTCGGCGGCGGCCTCTCGCTGCACATCATCCTGAACGACCAGCTCGTGCGCCCGGCGGTCGAGCGGGAGAAGATCCTGGCGCGTTACGCGCACTTCGCCCTGTGGACCGAGGACGCCGACAGGACCGCGCGTCAGATCTCGGACCTGGGGCTGCCCTGCCGCGACGTCGTCTCCGGGCCGACGGGCCTTCGCCAGGTCTTCGTCAAGGATCCGGACGGCAACATGGTGGAGTTCATCGGCCCGACGAAATCCGCCGCTCCCCGGCGCATGGAGTCCTAG